From the genome of Triticum aestivum cultivar Chinese Spring chromosome 1A, IWGSC CS RefSeq v2.1, whole genome shotgun sequence:
TAATATGAATTGAATAAAGTAAAGATCACTATGTTTATGTCCCTGTTATCTCATACTGTCTCAAAGTGTATGCAGACATGGGTGTATGTGGTGATTCCTGTGATGATCTACCTTGGAGAGCGAATGTTCAGGATGGTCAGATCTATGGCATATGAATCGAAGATCCTCGATGTGTGTGATCATCTTCCATATTTCGTCATCTCAATGAAGTATATTTGTTTTATGCACGTCCTCTTGTAACAAATCTAATTCAGTATGTTTTTTACAGGCAATGACTTATCCAGGGAAGGTACTTTCTCTCAAGATGGCAAAGCCTCCAGGTTTTCGCTATCAAAGTGGAATGTATGTCTTTGTCCAATGTCCACAAGTATCGAAGTTTGAATGGTGAGCTTACCATGGTACCGAAGCTTTGGTAAATAGTTGGTGATATATCAGTTTCGTTACTGTTTTGCGCTGTCACTTTATCGCGTGCAAGTTTGTAGCATGGGTATTATTGCTAATTCTATATCTATTTCGTTCTGTGTTTCAGGCACCCATTTTCTCTTACCTCTGCACCAGATGATGATCATTTGAGCATCCACATCAGATCTCTGGGTGACTGGAGCTACCATGTGTATGATATGTTCCATGAGGTAAGACACTCTTCATCCTCTGAATAATGCTTCAGGTAGCTATCTCAGTACTTTAGTCATATAATATAAACACTTGACATTTTGTAGGCACTGCGTTGCAGCAACCTCGACCTGCCAAAAGTATCCATTGATGGCCCATACGGTGCAGCATCACAAGATCACTCGAAATATGAAATTATCTTGCTAATAGGGCTTGGAATAGGAGCAACACCGTTCATAAGTGTCCTCAAAGACATTGCCAATGGCCTAGATAAGGCAATGACCAGTGCAAACTGCTCATAAAGTGTAACCAGCTACGCATCTGCATACAAAATGATTTACCGTAATCTTCCCAATCCATTGCAGGAAGGCTGCGCAGCAAATCATCATAGTGCCAATGGGCTGAGGAAGGCCTACTTTTATTGGGTGACAAGAGAGCAAGGATCCTTTGAGTGGTTTAGGGACATCATGAAGGAGGTTTCAGCTCGAGACAGCAAACAGGTTACGATTTAATGACCATTCTTAAGTGTCTGTATCTACTTCCAGATGGGCATTTTCCATGACAATGAATGTCTTGCGCTCTTATAAATCTCACGTTGTAATTATAGGGTGTGATAGAGATGTACAACTATCTAACAAGCGTCTACCAGGAAGGTGACAAGCGGTCAGTGCTGATAAGCGCAATTCAGGCTCTTCATTTTGCGCGCCATGGCATTGATATCATCTCGAAAACTCCAGTAAGTCTTTCTCCTAAACAGCTACACAAAATTGAAGATTGTACAACATTCTTATTACTCTACCATTTGGTGCACTGCAATTTTCCAGTGCTAATTACCGCGAACCCTTCATTCCGTGCAATTGTCAAATTGTCAATCACAAGGCAATTTTTTATACTTGCAGGTCCGTACACACTTTTCGAGACCGAACTGGCCTAGGGTGTTCCATGgtcttgcaagaaaacatatcGGTGAAAGGATAGGTATGACTCTTCTGTTCTTGTCTAACAGCTAATTATATATGCAACTAATGTTCTACCGAAAAATATTTGTTGTAATTTAGAAGATGCACTGTCAGTTATATCATCGTACGATGAAATAATGATCCCCAGTTTCTTGTCTGATGTGTCAAAAGGGGAAAGAGCTGCAGATATATGACCCTAATATCATGAGTTTCCTAGTATTATTTAATTTGGGACATATTTTCCATGAAATTTGCGGTTTCAAGTTCACGTATTTGTTATTCTTGCATGGAAATGGAACGCAATGGCAGGGGTTTTCTACTGCGGGCCGGATGATTTGGGAAGACAACTGGAAAGACTCTGCCACAAAATGAACATGAGAACATTCACTAGATTTGTGTTCCACAAGGAGCATTTTTAGGATAGCTATAAGTGAAGTGGAATGAAATGAAATGTGAATTCCTGTTCCTttatttttgtcaatattttgGGTAGAACATGAGCTTGTGTTTACTAATTACCGAAATGCAGGCTCTAATTTTATATTTTCCTCCCACAGTTGAAAAATCTTGTAAAATGACACTTTGGACAAGGTCAAATCTCTGTTGGatatgctctgtttttcttctaagGGAGTAATATTTGTTTTAAAAAATATTCCTTTGAGGAATATTATTTTAGCACACTTTGAGAAATAGATTTTTTTTTAGAAACACTGAGGAATAAGTATATTTTTTAGGCAACTTTGAGGAATAGTTTTTTTTAGGGTCCTCTGTTTTTTTTGAGCACTTTAGGGTCCTCTGTTAGCTGGTGCTGGGCTGAATGAAGCATACTCCGGTTAATTGCAGACCCGGCCCACGTTCCCAAAACCCCGCCGCCGTTTCAGCCCATCGTCCCTATCCCAAAATCagtctctctcctccctccgccgccacctccgccaccgCCACGGCGCCCGCCGGTGAACCCCACCGTTGGCGACCATCGCGCGCGCCACCGCCCTCCCCACCGCTCGGCTCCTCCTGCGCGGGCGCATGGCCTCCTTCGCCTCCGTTGCGACCCTCCCCTTTCCCACctgctcctcctccgacgacgactctgACGACGCCAAGCCCCTCCCGCCTCTACCCACATCGGAGGAAATATGCCCTCcgcagcagcaccagcagcagccgCAGTGGCGGCAGCTGGAGCGCGACTGCAACGTAGCCATGAAGGCCCTGGCGCGCGCGGGCGACGTCGACCAGGTGCTCGCCCTCTTCGCCGAGCTCAGGACTTCCGGAACCCCCAGTGTGCTCTGCTACAACACTCTCCTCAACGCGCTCGTCGAAGCTGGCCATCTGGAGGAGGCCCccaaggtgttcgacgaaatgtgTGCGTCTGGGGTGCGGCCCGATGCGTCATCCCACAACATCTTTCTCAAGCTGCGTTCGTGGACCACCGACCACGACGACTCTCCGTACAAGGTGATCATCCGGATGCAAGAGCTTGGGATGAAAGTTGACGTGAGCACGTACTCTACAATTGTCACGGGGCTGTGCCGTGCGGGGAAGCTCCTCGAGGCATGGGGTCTGCTTGAGTGGATGCAGGAAGCGGGGTGCCGTCCCATGGTGCATACTTACACGCCAATTGTACAGGGATATTGCCGTGAGGGCCGTGTCAAGGAGGCCATGGACCTGATGGCCACGATGGAAGCTGCTGATTGCCCTCCCAATGTAGTCACCTACAATGTTCTGATCAGGGCTTTGTGCGACGCCGGCCAATTTAATGAAGTCAAGCAGCTTTTAATGGAGAGCAGAACCAAGGGTTGGACGCCCAGTATTGTCACCTACAATACCTTTATGAATGGTCTCTGCAAGAAAGGTAAGGCTAAGGAAGCACTTGCGCTGCTGGGTGTTATGCTgggcaaagggttggatcccacaGATTTTACTTTGAGCATTCTTCTGAATTGCCTTTGCCATGCCTCGAGGATTTCCCATGCCAGATACTTGCTAGAGAGGAGTACGTCGTCATCGAGATGGTATGCTGGTGTTGTTGCATACAACACTGTGATGGGCAGGTTATGTGAAATGGGACATTGGAGGGGTGTTCTGAAGCTGTTGACAGACATGATCAAGAAAGGTGTGATGCCAAACACGAGGACGTTCAACATTGCCATTCGTAGTCTTTGCATTGGTCGAAAGTGCTCCGCAGCCAAGAGCCTGGTCTGTAACCAAGGGTTTGCTGCAAATGTCGTGACATACAATACACTGATTGATTGGTTTTTCTACCATCGAACGCCTAGTGAGGTGGGCCGCCTAATGTCTGACATGGCAGCAGGAAATATTGCTGTAGATGAAGTTACTTACACTATATTCGTTGTTAGATTATGCAGAGATGGAAATTTTGCTAAGGCCAGTAGTTGCTTTCTAAAATCGCTAGAGAATGGACTGTCAATGGATCTTCTTGGCGTCCTTATAAACAGGCTTGCTTACAATGGCAAAATCACGGAGACTATTCGCATATTCCAGAATATGAGAGAAAGAAAAGGGTTTTCCCTAGATAATTCTGTATTTGACCTCACAATTGAAAGATTCTGTAGGGCCGGTTATTGTCATGACAAATATATACATAATCTTAACTCTATTCTAGATGCAATGTTGGGAAAGCAGTGAACTGAACTCTTGTGGATCTAGGAAGCAGACGATAATTGGAGGTAGCTTACTCTTTCTTTCTGTTTTTCTCGTGATCTGAATTTAGATGGAGTAGTATTGTTCTCACTGCTGAATTCGTCCAATGAATGACAATAGGATGTTCTGTGCAGAACTTGCAACTTTGTTCTAGTAACAATTTCGGCTAGCATTCAAATTT
Proteins encoded in this window:
- the LOC123059055 gene encoding pentatricopeptide repeat-containing protein At1g09900; translated protein: MASFASVATLPFPTCSSSDDDSDDAKPLPPLPTSEEICPPQQHQQQPQWRQLERDCNVAMKALARAGDVDQVLALFAELRTSGTPSVLCYNTLLNALVEAGHLEEAPKVFDEMCASGVRPDASSHNIFLKLRSWTTDHDDSPYKVIIRMQELGMKVDVSTYSTIVTGLCRAGKLLEAWGLLEWMQEAGCRPMVHTYTPIVQGYCREGRVKEAMDLMATMEAADCPPNVVTYNVLIRALCDAGQFNEVKQLLMESRTKGWTPSIVTYNTFMNGLCKKGKAKEALALLGVMLGKGLDPTDFTLSILLNCLCHASRISHARYLLERSTSSSRWYAGVVAYNTVMGRLCEMGHWRGVLKLLTDMIKKGVMPNTRTFNIAIRSLCIGRKCSAAKSLVCNQGFAANVVTYNTLIDWFFYHRTPSEVGRLMSDMAAGNIAVDEVTYTIFVVRLCRDGNFAKASSCFLKSLENGLSMDLLGVLINRLAYNGKITETIRIFQNMRERKGFSLDNSVFDLTIERFCRAGYCHDKYIHNLNSILDAMLGKQ
- the LOC123059043 gene encoding respiratory burst oxidase homolog protein A, whose translation is MFSASLNKLSLSQDEATEYTHLILEEIQTGQGLAKLSGTRKGTLNDLQPTCWSTPIPTKHIQCMTSTAIVFFRAHWRRIWVIVIWLVACAALFTWKFMQYRQRLAFEVMGYCLPTAKGAAETLKFNMAIVLLPVCRNTITWLRRSRSINSVIPFNDNINFHKLVAAGIVIGIILHGGTHLSCDIPRIAMADKTIFGRTIARDFGYHQPSYMEIVTSIEGTTGIAMVVLMLIAFLLASRPSRRNPGSLPPLVRQMAGFNAFWYSHHLFIVVYVLLIVHSMFLFLAKDVSEKTTWVYVVIPVMIYLGERMFRMVRSMAYESKILDAMTYPGKVLSLKMAKPPGFRYQSGMYVFVQCPQVSKFEWHPFSLTSAPDDDHLSIHIRSLGDWSYHVYDMFHEALRCSNLDLPKVSIDGPYGAASQDHSKYEIILLIGLGIGATPFISVLKDIANGLDKEGCAANHHSANGLRKAYFYWVTREQGSFEWFRDIMKEVSARDSKQGVIEMYNYLTSVYQEGDKRSVLISAIQALHFARHGIDIISKTPVRTHFSRPNWPRVFHGLARKHIGERIGVFYCGPDDLGRQLERLCHKMNMRTFTRFVFHKEHF